In Aegilops tauschii subsp. strangulata cultivar AL8/78 chromosome 3, Aet v6.0, whole genome shotgun sequence, one genomic interval encodes:
- the LOC141020850 gene encoding uncharacterized protein, which produces MEEEPTHKPAAGDDDGSSIKGPTVTAVVERLANTVDRVRLAAVCTSCRVVTSPRRVHPWLILNPWSGDKGKHAYCIEDGTILSRFCFSNEAVWGRIVGSHDGGWAAISETPLAKQRSIIRLRPRVSLFVPLKVIFSEPPTSSGCILAAIIGTSGVAICGLGRPKSAWTPQGFVGTTVLDIAFCNGHLYCLVLETTNIVRFEVGLTKSGVFKGDPQWLDIQDRWLYLQGDGDPDERAVYIIELGGKIMIATRKKRRWDWRSPNNRGHFFVVFELVDVGHGAYILEHVKSLCDQALFLGPTFSKAMYVSTCEHGSPQRNHIYYSHHRCYPQKDCLPDDAKVFLTSMDSDGCHVYYKKDESVDKDEEGITSVGHYVSGGDKYPPMWLFPPDL; this is translated from the exons ATGGAGGAGGAGCCGACGCACAAGCCAGCCGCCGGAGACGACGACGGCAGCAGCATCAAGGGCCCGACCGTGACGGCAGTGGTGGAGAG GCTCGCGAACACCGTCGACCGTGTCCGCCTCGCCGCCGTGTGCACGTCGTGCCGCGTCGTTACGTCGCCGCGCCGTGTTCACCCGTGGCTTATCCTTAATCCGTGGAGCGGCGATAAGGGGAAGCACGCATACTGCATCGAGGATGGCACCATCCTGTCGCGCTTCTGCTTTTCGAACGAGGCCGTTTGGGGTCGCATCGTTGGCAGCCACGATGGTGGATGGGCCGCCATCTCGGAAACTCCCCTGGCGAAGCAAAGGAGTATCATCCGTTTACGCCCGCGCGTTAGTCTGTTCGTTCCGCTGAAGGTAATATTCTCCGAGCCGCCCACCTCGAGCGGTTGTATCCTTGCTGCCATCATCGGCACGTCTGGAGTCGCAATCTGTGGACTTGGCCGCCCGAAGTCTGCATGGACGCCGCAAGGATTTGTTGGGACGACGGTCTTGGATATTGCCTTTTGCAACGGCCATCTTTATTGCCTTGTATTAGAAACGACGAATATCGTTAGGTTTGAGGTCGGCTTAACCAAAAGTGGCGTGTTCAAAGGTGATCCTCAATGGTTGGATATACAAGACCGGTGGTTGTACTTGCAGGGTGATGGTGATCCGGATGAGCGTGCCGTGTATATTATCGAGCTAGGTGGCAAGATCATGATAGCGACAAGGAAGAAAAGACGGTGGGATTGGCGGTCACCCAACAATAGGGGGCATTTTTTCGTGGTTTTTGAGTTAGTTGATGTCGGACATGGCGCGTATATATTGGAACATGTGAAGAGCCTATGCGACCAAGCCTTATTCTTGGGGCCGACGTTCTCCAAGGCAATGTATGTGTCGACGTGCGAGCATGGAAGTCCGCAGAGAAACCACATCTACTACTCCCACCATCGTTGCTACCCACAAAAAGATTGTTTGCCGGACGATGCCAAGGTGTTCTTGACGAGTATGGATAGTGATGGTTGTCATGTGTACTACAAGAAAGATGAAAGTGTTGACAAAGATGAGGAGGGCATCACGTCAGTGGGGCACTATGTGTCGGGTGGTGATAAATATCCTCCCATGTGGCTTTTCCCTCCAGATCTCTAG
- the LOC109754740 gene encoding eukaryotic translation initiation factor 4E-1 — MAEDTETRPASAGAEEREEGEIADDGDGSSAAAAGRITAHPLENAWTFWFDNPQGKSRQVAWGSTIHPIHTFSTVEDFWGLYNNIHNPSKLNVGADFHCFKNKIEPKWEDPICANGGKWTISCGRGKSDTFWLHTLLAMIGEQFDFGDEICGAVVSVRQKQERVAIWTKNAANEAAQISIGKQWKEFLDYKDSIGFIVHEDAKRSDKGPKNRYTV; from the exons ATGGCCGAGGACACGGAGACGAGGCCCGCGTCGGCGGGcgcggaggagagggaggagggggaGATCGCGGACGACGGAGAcggctcctccgccgccgcggcggGGCGCATCACCGCCCACCCGCTCGAGAACGCCTGGACCTTCTGGTTCGACAACCCGCAGGGCAAGTCCAGGCAGGTGGCCTGGGGGAGCACCATCCACCCCATCCACACCTTCTCCACCGTCGAGGACTTCTGGGG CCTTTACAACAATATCCATAACCCTAGCAAGTTGAATGTGGGAGCCGACTTCCATTGCTTCAAGAACAAGATTGAGCCAAAATGGGAAGACCCCATTTGTGCCAATGGCGGTAAATGGACCATCAGCTGTGGCAGAGGGAAATCTGACACATTCTGGTTGCATACT TTGCTGGCAATGATTGGTGAACAATTTGACTTTGGTGATGAAATTTGTGGAGCAGTCGTTAGCGTGCGTCAGAAACAGGAAAGAGTAGCTATCTGGACCAAAAATGCTGCCAATGAAGCTGCTCAG ATAAGCATTGGCAAGCAGTGGAAGGAGTTTCTGGACTACAAGGACTCCATTGGGTTCATTGTTCAT GAGGATGCAAAGAGGTCTGACAAAGGCCCCAAGAACCGCTACACCGTTTGA
- the LOC109754744 gene encoding uncharacterized protein, whose amino-acid sequence MFKKFSSEDISGQNQVKASVQRRIRQSIAEEYPLLEPLLEDMLPKKSPMIVVKCQNHLNLVVVNNVPLFFNIRDGPYMPTLRLLHQYPNIMKKFQVDRGAIKFVLSGANIMCPGLTSPGGVLDNEVEEETPVAIMAEGKQHALAIGFTKMSAKDISTINKGIGVDNMHYLNDGLWKMERLE is encoded by the exons ATGTTCAAGAA GTTCTCTTCCGAAGACATATCCGGGCAGAATCAGGTCAAGGCGTCTGTGCAGCGGAGGATCCGGCAAAGCATCGCCGAGGAG TACCCTCTCCTCGAACCTTTGCTGGAGGACATGCTTCCAAAGAAGTCGCCGATGATTGTTGTTAAATG CCAAAATCATCTCAATCTTGTGGTGGTGAACAATGTCCCACTCTTCTTCAACATCCGTGATGGTCCATACATGCCAACCCTGCGCCTTCTTCATCAGT ATCCTAACATCATGAAGAAGTTCCAAGTGGACAGAGGTGCTATCAAGTTTGTTCTCTCTGGTGCCAACATAATGTGCCCTGGACTCACATCGCCTGGTGGTGTGTTGGACAATGAAGTCGAGGAGGAAACGCCAGTG GCTATAATGGCTGAAGGCAAGCAACACGCATTGGCGATTGGATTCACAAAGATGTCAGCGAAAGACAT AAGCACCATCAACAAAGGAATTGGAGTTGACAACATGCACTATTTAAATGATGGCCTGTGGAAG ATGGAGCGGCTTGAGTAG